A window of Arcobacter sp. CECT 8983 contains these coding sequences:
- a CDS encoding N-acetylneuraminate synthase family protein, with translation MNILGKEIGKNDKVFVIAEIGMNHNGIFDNAIKLIDQASEIGVDCVKFQMRDLNELYSKDALDVTKSDLSTQYTMGLLRKFELTFDEYKKLAEYSRSKGLIFMCTPWDKKSADAIEKIGVPAFKTASADLTNFDLLEYLVAKNLPLILSTGMSTKQEIDETVEFLTRLKADFALLHCNSTYPAPFKDINLRNLENLQKYNVPIGYSGHERGTAVSIASVAMGARIIERHFTLDRDMEGPDHTASLEYNEFKSLVDGIREVELSLGSNKDREITQGELINRENLSKSIFAKVDIKKDEVFTKDMFEIKSPGQGLSPQYLNKIIGYKAIRDIEEGKALFKSDLGGLIRAKKEYSFNRTWALPVRFHDLNSLLENTNPKSVEFHMSFKDIEEDLEKFLIKEYDCEYIVHAPELFEDDHLLDLCTPNEEYRALSIKNLQRVIDKTLKMKRYFPKTKIPQIVVHCGGFTKDEELDISERPLYYKNLKDSISKLNLSQVELLPENMAPFPWLFGGQRYQNIFIDADEIIDFCNETKLQICQDVSHSHLACNKFNWDHLEYTKKLAPYTAHYHISDGTGVDGEGIQVGEGNVDFENMYPIINEYSPDASFIPEVWQGHKNNGEGFWISLERMENHI, from the coding sequence ATGAATATTTTAGGAAAAGAAATAGGAAAAAATGATAAAGTTTTTGTAATTGCAGAAATAGGAATGAACCATAATGGAATTTTTGATAATGCAATAAAACTAATTGATCAAGCTTCAGAAATAGGTGTTGACTGTGTAAAATTTCAAATGAGAGATTTAAATGAATTATATTCAAAAGATGCTTTAGATGTAACAAAAAGTGATTTATCTACACAGTACACAATGGGATTACTAAGAAAGTTTGAATTAACTTTTGATGAATATAAAAAATTAGCAGAGTATTCAAGAAGCAAGGGACTCATATTTATGTGTACTCCTTGGGATAAGAAAAGTGCAGATGCAATTGAAAAAATAGGTGTTCCTGCTTTTAAAACTGCATCAGCAGACTTAACAAATTTTGATTTATTAGAATATTTAGTAGCTAAAAACTTACCTTTAATTTTATCAACAGGAATGAGTACAAAACAAGAAATAGATGAAACAGTAGAGTTTTTGACTAGATTAAAAGCTGATTTTGCATTATTGCATTGTAATTCAACTTATCCTGCTCCTTTTAAAGATATAAATTTAAGAAATCTAGAAAATTTACAAAAATATAATGTACCTATTGGTTATTCAGGGCATGAAAGAGGAACAGCAGTTTCAATTGCATCAGTTGCGATGGGAGCAAGAATAATTGAGAGACACTTTACTCTTGATAGAGATATGGAAGGCCCTGATCATACTGCAAGTTTAGAATATAATGAATTTAAATCATTGGTTGATGGTATAAGAGAAGTAGAGTTATCTTTAGGAAGCAATAAAGATAGAGAAATAACTCAAGGTGAGTTAATAAATAGAGAAAACTTATCAAAAAGTATTTTTGCAAAAGTAGATATAAAAAAAGATGAAGTTTTTACAAAAGATATGTTTGAAATTAAAAGTCCAGGACAAGGACTTAGTCCTCAATATTTAAATAAAATAATTGGTTATAAAGCAATAAGAGATATAGAAGAAGGAAAAGCATTATTTAAATCAGATTTAGGAGGACTTATAAGAGCAAAGAAAGAGTATTCTTTTAATAGAACATGGGCTTTACCTGTTAGATTTCATGATTTAAATTCTTTACTTGAAAATACAAACCCTAAGTCAGTAGAGTTTCATATGAGTTTTAAAGATATAGAAGAAGATTTAGAAAAGTTTTTAATAAAAGAGTATGATTGTGAATATATTGTTCATGCCCCTGAACTTTTTGAAGATGACCATTTGTTAGATTTATGTACTCCTAATGAAGAGTATAGAGCTCTTTCTATTAAAAATCTTCAACGAGTAATTGATAAAACATTAAAGATGAAAAGATATTTTCCTAAAACTAAAATACCTCAAATAGTAGTTCATTGTGGTGGCTTTACAAAAGATGAAGAGTTAGATATATCAGAAAGACCACTTTATTATAAAAATTTAAAAGATTCTATTTCAAAACTTAATTTATCTCAAGTAGAACTACTTCCTGAAAATATGGCTCCTTTTCCTTGGCTTTTTGGTGGCCAAAGATACCAAAATATTTTTATTGATGCAGATGAAATAATAGATTTTTGTAATGAAACTAAATTACAAATTTGTCAAGATGTTTCACATTCTCATTTAGCTTGTAACAAGTTTAATTGGGACCATTTAGAGTATACAAAAAAACTAGCGCCATACACTGCACACTATCATATCTCTGATGGAACAGGAGTTGATGGGGAAGGTATTCAAGTTGGAGAAGGGAATGTAGATTTTGAAAATATGTATCCTATAATAAATGAATACTCTCCTGATGCTTCTTTTATTCCAGAAGTTTGGCAAGGACACAAAAATAATGGAGAAGGATTCTGGATAAGTTTAGAAAGAATGGAGAACCATATCTAA
- a CDS encoding CBS domain-containing protein, whose product MENKFVVKDDESIKESLIKIESNKAGIVFVTEDDKIVGCATDGDIRRALINKTTLDESIRKCINNKFVFLTEKNATRENILKLLDSEIKKIPILSEDMKLISIVSKDNIDWNQKEKIISKAKSPVRISFAGGGTDLTNYFYEDDGVVLNSTINKFAHAILEKREDSKIKINSNDFKIELNFNSITDITYDDNLDLVKAVIKLLNPDFGFELYIYSDVPPGSGLGGSAVLLSAIIGAFNNFRENKLTDYEIAELAFHAERIELGLSGGWQDQYATVFGGFNFMEFKNNDNIINPLRIPNNIENELEDALILCYTGISHNSGDIHDIQKENMKKADIKYLATSAKSIAKEMKTNLLKGNLDNFGELLDKSWRIKRKFSDNISNTNLDEIYEYAIKNGALGGKLLGAGGGGFFLFYVPTYKKLNLINKLKERSYEIETFTFDKIGLRSWITKEKV is encoded by the coding sequence TTGGAAAATAAATTTGTAGTAAAAGATGATGAGTCAATAAAAGAATCATTAATTAAAATTGAGTCAAATAAAGCAGGAATAGTTTTTGTTACTGAAGATGACAAAATTGTTGGGTGTGCAACAGATGGAGATATAAGAAGAGCTTTAATCAATAAAACAACACTTGATGAGTCAATTCGAAAATGTATAAATAATAAATTTGTATTTCTAACAGAAAAAAATGCAACAAGAGAAAATATTCTAAAGCTACTAGATTCTGAGATAAAGAAGATACCTATACTTTCAGAAGATATGAAATTAATCAGTATTGTTTCAAAAGACAATATTGATTGGAATCAGAAAGAAAAAATTATATCAAAAGCAAAATCTCCAGTAAGAATTAGTTTTGCTGGAGGTGGAACTGATTTAACAAACTATTTTTATGAAGACGATGGGGTGGTCTTAAATTCAACAATAAATAAATTTGCCCATGCTATCTTAGAGAAAAGAGAAGATTCAAAAATAAAAATCAATTCTAATGATTTTAAAATAGAACTTAATTTTAATTCAATAACTGATATTACTTATGATGATAATTTAGATTTGGTAAAGGCTGTTATTAAATTGTTAAATCCAGATTTTGGATTTGAACTTTACATATACAGTGATGTTCCTCCCGGATCAGGTTTAGGAGGCTCTGCTGTATTATTATCTGCAATTATTGGAGCTTTTAATAATTTTAGAGAAAATAAATTAACTGACTATGAAATAGCAGAGTTAGCCTTTCACGCGGAAAGGATTGAACTTGGTCTAAGTGGTGGTTGGCAAGACCAATATGCTACAGTTTTTGGTGGGTTTAATTTTATGGAGTTTAAAAACAATGATAATATAATTAACCCACTTAGAATACCAAATAATATAGAAAATGAGCTGGAAGATGCTCTTATATTATGCTATACAGGAATTTCTCATAATTCAGGAGATATTCATGATATACAAAAAGAAAATATGAAGAAAGCAGATATAAAATATTTGGCAACAAGTGCAAAAAGTATTGCAAAGGAAATGAAAACAAATTTATTAAAAGGTAATTTAGATAATTTTGGAGAACTACTAGATAAATCATGGAGAATAAAGAGAAAGTTTTCAGACAATATTTCAAATACAAATTTAGATGAAATCTATGAGTATGCCATAAAAAATGGTGCATTAGGTGGCAAATTATTAGGTGCAGGAGGAGGAGGGTTCTTTCTTTTTTATGTGCCTACTTATAAGAAGTTAAACTTAATAAATAAATTAAAAGAAAGAAGTTATGAAATCGAGACCTTTACTTTTGATAAAATAGGATTAAGAAGTTGGATTACAAAGGAAAAAGTATGA
- a CDS encoding sugar phosphate nucleotidyltransferase: protein MSIFNNKVKVFILVGGYGTRLRSVVKDVPKPMAMIHGKPFLDYQINEIEKSLNNVEIYLLSYYKAEIISKYYADHSNINIIVEKEALGTGGSIKNAIKELNLSKDESILILNGDTYLEVDFKKFILESSKEINILASFQEDCSRYGTLEIKDNCVISFKEKQKTTNSYINAGCYFLKKLSFLIDNKTEKFALEDAFIEYLNLNNNIGSFKYNGIFIDIGIPEDYYLMQEYIKVKNLGK from the coding sequence ATGTCAATTTTCAATAATAAAGTAAAAGTATTTATTCTTGTGGGAGGGTATGGTACAAGATTAAGAAGTGTGGTTAAAGATGTACCTAAACCAATGGCTATGATTCATGGAAAACCTTTCTTGGATTATCAAATAAATGAAATAGAAAAAAGTTTAAATAATGTAGAGATATATTTATTGTCATACTATAAAGCAGAAATTATATCAAAATATTATGCTGATCATAGCAATATAAATATAATTGTTGAAAAAGAAGCTTTAGGTACGGGAGGAAGTATTAAGAATGCAATTAAAGAGTTAAACTTATCTAAAGATGAATCAATTCTTATTTTAAATGGAGATACATATTTAGAAGTTGATTTTAAAAAGTTTATTTTAGAAAGTTCTAAAGAAATAAATATTTTAGCCTCTTTTCAAGAAGATTGTTCTCGATACGGAACACTAGAAATAAAAGATAATTGCGTTATATCTTTCAAAGAAAAACAAAAAACTACAAATTCTTATATAAATGCAGGATGCTATTTTTTAAAAAAACTTAGTTTTTTAATAGATAATAAAACTGAGAAATTTGCTCTTGAAGATGCTTTTATAGAGTATCTTAATTTAAATAATAATATAGGTTCTTTTAAATATAATGGAATATTTATAGATATTGGTATACCAGAAGATTATTATTTAATGCAAGAATATATAAAGGTTAAAAATCTTGGAAAATAA
- a CDS encoding class I SAM-dependent methyltransferase, with protein MKCMLCDSDKYKFREGKVRDNQDLKIVECDNCGLVYLDSFDHINNDFYEESGIHDKVDFFKWQRTTAIDDERRFNFLKKELSNKTLMDFGSGNGGFVNLAKNIAHYVCAVELEKAVIPYYHDREIDLYKSIKDTKREFDIITSFHVLEHLKNPHEILIDMKKHLKENGKIIIEVPNANDALLTIYKNLPFSEFTYWSCHLFLYTEHTLKILAKQCGLNVDFIKYIQRYPLSNHLYWLSNGKPGGDKEWGSFIDSTELTNAYEAQLSSIGATDTIICQFSIIK; from the coding sequence ATGAAATGTATGTTGTGCGATTCAGATAAATATAAATTTAGAGAAGGTAAAGTCAGAGACAATCAAGATTTAAAAATTGTTGAATGTGACAATTGTGGATTGGTTTATTTAGACTCGTTTGATCATATTAACAATGATTTTTATGAAGAGTCTGGGATACATGATAAAGTAGATTTTTTTAAATGGCAAAGAACAACAGCTATAGATGATGAGAGGCGTTTTAATTTTCTAAAAAAAGAATTATCAAATAAAACTTTAATGGATTTTGGTAGTGGCAATGGAGGTTTTGTTAACTTAGCTAAAAATATAGCACATTATGTATGTGCAGTTGAACTAGAAAAAGCAGTAATACCTTATTATCATGACAGAGAAATTGACTTATATAAAAGTATAAAAGATACAAAAAGAGAGTTTGATATCATTACTTCTTTTCATGTTCTAGAACACCTTAAAAATCCTCATGAAATTTTAATAGATATGAAAAAACATCTAAAAGAAAATGGAAAAATAATTATTGAAGTACCTAATGCAAATGATGCATTATTGACAATATATAAAAATTTGCCTTTTTCGGAATTTACATATTGGAGTTGCCACTTATTTCTTTATACAGAACATACTCTTAAAATACTAGCAAAACAATGTGGTTTAAATGTAGATTTTATTAAATATATTCAAAGATATCCTTTGTCAAACCATTTATATTGGTTAAGTAATGGAAAACCAGGCGGGGATAAAGAGTGGGGAAGCTTTATAGATTCTACTGAGTTAACAAATGCATATGAAGCACAATTATCTTCTATTGGGGCAACAGATACTATAATATGTCAATTTTCAATAATAAAGTAA
- the recA gene encoding recombinase RecA: MDENQKKSLDLAIKQIDKTFGKGTLIRLGDKEVIPTEAISTGSLGLDLALGVGGLPKGRVIEIYGPESSGKTTLTLHAIAECQKAGGVCAFIDAEHALDTVYARNLGVDIDNLLVSQPDYGEQALEILETVIRSGAVDLVIVDSVAALTPKVEIDGDMDDQQVGVQARLMSKALRKITGLLNKMQCTVIFINQIRMKIGMTGYGSPETTTGGNALKFYSSVRLDIRRIATLKQAENSIGNRVKVKVVKNKVAPPFKQAEFDIMFGEGISKTGELIDYGVKLDIVDKAGAWFSYDNTKIGQGKENSKVFLKDNPEIANEIEGKILAAMGVNDQIIQGEVEESEED; encoded by the coding sequence ATGGATGAAAATCAAAAAAAATCACTTGATTTAGCAATTAAACAAATAGACAAAACTTTTGGTAAAGGTACTCTTATTAGATTAGGAGATAAAGAAGTAATTCCAACTGAAGCTATTTCTACTGGTTCTTTAGGGCTAGATTTAGCTTTAGGTGTAGGAGGTCTTCCAAAAGGTAGAGTTATTGAGATTTACGGTCCTGAAAGTTCAGGTAAAACAACTCTTACTCTTCATGCAATAGCTGAGTGCCAAAAAGCAGGTGGAGTATGTGCATTTATCGATGCAGAGCATGCTTTAGATACTGTTTATGCAAGAAATCTTGGAGTTGATATTGATAATTTACTTGTTTCTCAACCTGATTATGGAGAACAAGCACTTGAAATTTTAGAAACAGTTATTAGATCAGGAGCTGTTGATTTAGTTATTGTTGACTCAGTTGCAGCACTTACTCCAAAAGTGGAGATTGATGGAGATATGGATGACCAACAAGTTGGTGTTCAAGCAAGACTTATGTCTAAGGCCTTAAGAAAAATCACTGGTCTTTTAAATAAAATGCAATGTACAGTAATTTTTATTAACCAAATTAGAATGAAAATTGGTATGACAGGTTACGGAAGTCCAGAAACTACAACTGGTGGAAACGCACTTAAATTCTACTCTTCAGTTAGACTAGATATTAGAAGAATTGCTACACTTAAACAAGCAGAGAACTCTATAGGAAATAGAGTAAAAGTTAAAGTTGTTAAAAATAAAGTTGCACCTCCATTTAAACAAGCAGAGTTTGATATTATGTTTGGAGAAGGTATTTCAAAAACTGGTGAACTTATTGATTATGGTGTAAAACTTGACATTGTTGATAAAGCAGGAGCTTGGTTCTCTTACGACAATACAAAAATTGGTCAAGGTAAAGAAAACTCAAAAGTATTCCTAAAAGATAACCCTGAAATTGCTAATGAAATTGAAGGTAAAATTCTTGCAGCAATGGGTGTAAATGATCAAATCATTCAAGGAGAAGTAGAAGAGTCTGAAGAAGACTAA
- the eno gene encoding phosphopyruvate hydratase produces MVFIDNVYADEVLDSRGNPTVRATVVLSDGTKESAIVPSGASTGKREALELRDGDDRFLGKGVLKAVENVNTVIADELLGLSPYNQAEVDATMKDIDGTHNYSNLGANAVLGVSMAVARAAAASLNTPLYRYLGGANAMTMPVPMFNIINGGEHANNSVDFQEYMVMPVGFEDFNEGLRAVAEIYQHLKKVIDSMGESTAVGDEGGFAPNLKSNEEPITVIMEAIEKAGYKAGEQIAIALDVAASELINDAGKYVLKGENRELTSEELVNYYADLCDKYPIVSIEDGLSEDDWDGWKILTEKIGNKVQLVGDDLFVTNANILAEGIQKGIGNAILIKPNQIGSVSETMLTIRLAQRNNYNCVMSHRSGESEDAFIADFAVALNCGQIKTGSTARSDRIAKYNRLLEIGAEIGYAEYLGKQPFSKK; encoded by the coding sequence ATGGTATTTATTGATAATGTTTATGCGGATGAAGTTTTAGACTCAAGAGGTAATCCAACTGTAAGAGCAACAGTTGTATTAAGTGATGGTACTAAAGAGAGTGCTATCGTTCCAAGTGGAGCAAGTACAGGTAAAAGAGAAGCCTTAGAATTAAGAGATGGTGATGATAGATTTTTAGGAAAAGGCGTTCTTAAAGCTGTAGAAAATGTAAACACTGTTATTGCTGATGAATTACTGGGATTAAGCCCATATAATCAAGCTGAAGTTGATGCAACTATGAAAGATATTGATGGTACACACAACTACTCAAACCTTGGTGCTAATGCAGTTTTAGGTGTATCTATGGCAGTTGCAAGAGCGGCAGCAGCTTCTTTAAATACTCCTTTATATAGATACTTAGGTGGAGCAAATGCAATGACTATGCCTGTTCCAATGTTCAATATTATTAATGGTGGAGAGCATGCTAATAACTCTGTAGATTTCCAAGAGTATATGGTTATGCCAGTTGGGTTTGAAGACTTCAACGAAGGGTTAAGAGCAGTTGCAGAAATCTACCAACACTTAAAAAAAGTTATTGATAGTATGGGTGAATCAACAGCAGTTGGTGACGAAGGTGGTTTTGCACCAAACTTAAAATCAAACGAAGAACCTATTACAGTTATTATGGAAGCAATTGAAAAAGCTGGATATAAAGCTGGTGAACAAATTGCTATCGCACTAGATGTAGCAGCTTCAGAACTTATCAATGATGCAGGTAAATATGTATTAAAAGGTGAAAATAGAGAATTAACTTCTGAAGAGTTAGTAAACTACTATGCAGACCTTTGTGACAAGTATCCAATCGTATCTATCGAAGATGGTTTATCAGAAGATGATTGGGATGGATGGAAAATCTTAACTGAAAAAATTGGAAACAAAGTTCAATTAGTAGGTGATGATTTATTCGTTACGAATGCAAATATCTTAGCTGAAGGAATTCAAAAAGGAATTGGTAACGCAATTTTAATTAAACCAAATCAAATTGGAAGTGTTTCTGAAACTATGTTAACTATAAGATTAGCCCAAAGAAATAATTATAATTGTGTAATGTCTCATAGATCAGGTGAATCAGAAGATGCCTTTATTGCTGACTTTGCAGTTGCTTTAAATTGCGGTCAAATTAAAACTGGTTCAACAGCAAGAAGTGATAGAATCGCTAAATACAATAGATTATTAGAGATTGGTGCAGAAATTGGTTATGCTGAATACTTAGGGAAGCAACCTTTTTCTAAAAAATAA
- a CDS encoding septum formation initiator: protein MRENLHELKKFSLIAIGSIAITMLLSYHVANILFGDNSLEVYTSLKNKKEYLQSEIKRLQLENAHLQKEYFELKNLEPEE from the coding sequence ATGAGAGAAAACCTTCATGAGCTAAAAAAGTTTTCGTTAATAGCAATAGGTTCTATTGCTATTACGATGCTTCTTAGCTATCATGTTGCAAATATTCTTTTTGGAGATAACTCTTTAGAAGTTTATACTTCTTTAAAAAATAAAAAAGAGTATCTCCAAAGCGAAATTAAAAGATTACAGCTTGAAAATGCTCATTTGCAAAAAGAGTATTTTGAACTAAAAAATTTGGAGCCGGAAGAATGA
- a CDS encoding AMIN domain-containing protein codes for MKTLFTLLLLLQVSLIARENPFQPTTAYEEEQARMIEQNEMDENYAIEFQAEQHYINEVYEKMNNPAEEKKAEKKEPKKPALTKEEVKKLIEKAKKETEEKAKEIVKKAVDEKPKEIEQVVYVKPRLDVTYEKQMLPFVKVEYDNDKIDIHSDYKVSKKLTLPGKKKIILDYTAKENFYTVREKLESTNFLKVAVGNHKKDGYFRIVVELAQLPENYEVSYNDDRVTIVRLYEN; via the coding sequence ATGAAAACTTTATTTACACTGTTACTACTTTTACAAGTTAGTTTAATTGCTAGGGAAAATCCTTTTCAACCAACTACTGCTTATGAAGAAGAACAAGCAAGAATGATTGAACAAAATGAGATGGATGAAAATTATGCGATTGAATTCCAAGCGGAACAACATTATATAAATGAAGTATATGAGAAGATGAATAATCCTGCTGAAGAGAAAAAAGCAGAAAAAAAAGAGCCAAAGAAGCCAGCATTAACAAAAGAAGAAGTTAAAAAGTTAATTGAAAAAGCTAAAAAAGAGACAGAAGAAAAAGCAAAAGAAATTGTAAAGAAAGCTGTTGATGAAAAGCCAAAAGAGATTGAGCAAGTTGTATATGTTAAACCTAGACTTGATGTTACTTATGAAAAACAGATGCTTCCTTTTGTAAAAGTTGAATATGATAATGACAAAATTGATATTCACTCAGACTATAAAGTTTCTAAAAAACTAACACTTCCAGGGAAAAAGAAAATTATCTTAGATTATACTGCAAAAGAAAATTTCTATACTGTAAGAGAAAAACTAGAGTCAACTAACTTCTTAAAAGTAGCAGTAGGAAATCATAAAAAAGACGGTTATTTTAGAATTGTTGTTGAATTAGCGCAACTTCCAGAAAATTATGAAGTATCTTATAATGATGATAGAGTTACTATCGTTAGATTATACGAAAACTAA
- a CDS encoding cation:proton antiporter yields the protein MGEEILIIISISLIIFTSPLISKVVKLPTITIEIILGALAAYFAFIVEHSILKLVAQLGFLYLMFLAGLEVDLKKIINISGNLLRKSIFYNVILFSLAAIGSIYLEIGYIFIVILPLISIGLLAALKKEYGDVEWIRLAITVGLIGEIISIFALTTVTAALEFGINFDFYRTMTLFILFLIFMVVIYKFFHNLIWWYPEIKAVLMPENDHQEQDIRLSMGIFFLMIAVMMLLNLKVAFGAFIAGTFITTFFEEHNKQLPHKLEHFGFGWLVPIFFIYVGSSFELESLFEDGLVVKAFLITIAMIGIRFVASLLFVKEMGWNKFYMVGLSHSMPITLLIAVATIAYNNHSITQFYYYAFILAAIMEVLIVMVAIRVLSNFIKPPAKVAK from the coding sequence ATGGGTGAAGAAATCTTAATTATAATATCAATCTCTTTGATAATCTTTACTTCTCCCTTAATATCAAAAGTTGTAAAGCTTCCAACAATTACTATTGAAATAATACTTGGAGCTTTAGCTGCATATTTTGCTTTTATTGTAGAACACTCTATTTTAAAGCTTGTCGCTCAATTAGGATTCCTTTATTTGATGTTTTTAGCTGGGCTTGAAGTTGATTTAAAAAAGATTATAAATATCTCAGGGAACCTCTTACGAAAATCAATTTTTTATAATGTTATACTTTTTTCCCTTGCTGCAATAGGTTCAATTTATCTTGAAATAGGATATATTTTTATTGTAATTCTTCCTTTAATTTCCATTGGACTATTAGCAGCACTTAAAAAAGAGTATGGGGATGTAGAGTGGATTAGGTTAGCAATTACAGTAGGACTAATTGGAGAAATTATTTCTATTTTTGCACTTACAACTGTTACTGCTGCCTTAGAATTTGGAATAAATTTTGATTTTTATAGAACAATGACCTTGTTTATTCTTTTTCTTATTTTTATGGTTGTTATTTATAAGTTTTTCCATAATCTTATTTGGTGGTACCCAGAAATTAAAGCAGTACTTATGCCAGAAAATGATCATCAAGAACAAGATATTAGACTATCTATGGGGATATTCTTTCTTATGATTGCAGTGATGATGTTATTAAATCTTAAAGTTGCTTTTGGGGCATTTATTGCAGGAACTTTTATTACTACATTCTTTGAAGAGCATAATAAACAACTTCCTCATAAGTTAGAGCACTTTGGTTTTGGTTGGCTTGTTCCTATTTTCTTTATTTATGTAGGTTCATCTTTTGAATTAGAGTCTTTATTTGAAGATGGTTTGGTAGTAAAAGCCTTCTTAATCACTATTGCAATGATAGGTATTAGATTTGTTGCATCTTTACTATTTGTTAAAGAAATGGGATGGAATAAATTTTATATGGTAGGGCTTTCTCACTCTATGCCTATTACACTTTTAATTGCGGTTGCTACAATTGCATATAATAATCATTCTATTACACAGTTTTATTATTATGCCTTTATTTTAGCTGCTATTATGGAAGTATTGATTGTAATGGTTGCTATTAGAGTTTTATCTAATTTTATAAAGCCACCTGCGAAAGTGGCTAAATAA
- a CDS encoding biotin synthase: MSENKEIFLCAICNIESGTCNEDCKFCTQSVKYKADIQRYKKKAIEQIVEEAKRARANNANGFCLVTAGKGLNDKRLAFVCEAARAVKKENLGLILIACNGTASVEQLQTLKEAGVDAYNHNLETARDFYPEIVTTHTWDERYQTCKNVKEVGLRLVCGGIFGLGESQEQRVSMLESIASLEPMNVPLNFFHPNEALPLVENTVTREEAFELIELARKMVPNAMKIMVAGGRELMFGDEQYKIFEKGANAFVIGDYLTTAGRTPADDIAELEKQGIKVIRERN, translated from the coding sequence ATGAGCGAAAATAAAGAGATTTTTTTATGTGCTATTTGTAATATAGAAAGTGGTACATGTAATGAAGATTGCAAGTTTTGTACGCAAAGTGTAAAGTATAAAGCTGATATTCAAAGATATAAGAAAAAAGCAATTGAACAAATTGTTGAAGAAGCAAAAAGAGCAAGAGCTAATAATGCAAATGGTTTCTGTCTTGTAACAGCAGGAAAAGGTTTAAATGATAAAAGACTAGCTTTTGTTTGTGAAGCTGCAAGGGCAGTAAAAAAAGAGAATTTAGGACTTATTTTAATTGCATGTAATGGTACAGCTTCAGTTGAGCAACTACAGACTTTAAAGGAAGCTGGAGTTGATGCATATAATCATAATCTTGAAACAGCAAGAGACTTTTATCCAGAGATTGTAACAACTCATACTTGGGATGAGAGATACCAAACATGTAAAAATGTAAAAGAAGTAGGTCTTAGACTTGTTTGTGGTGGTATTTTTGGTTTAGGTGAGTCTCAAGAACAAAGAGTTTCTATGCTTGAATCTATTGCATCATTAGAACCTATGAATGTACCTTTAAACTTTTTTCATCCAAATGAAGCATTGCCTTTAGTTGAAAATACTGTTACAAGAGAAGAAGCTTTTGAATTAATTGAATTAGCTAGAAAGATGGTGCCAAATGCAATGAAAATAATGGTTGCAGGTGGAAGAGAACTAATGTTTGGTGATGAGCAATATAAAATCTTTGAAAAAGGTGCAAATGCCTTTGTTATCGGGGATTATTTAACAACTGCTGGAAGAACACCTGCTGATGATATAGCTGAGCTTGAAAAGCAAGGTATTAAAGTTATTAGAGAAAGAAACTAA
- a CDS encoding metallophosphoesterase, translating to MKIGILSDSHHRSDYTQEVIEHLKEKKCEYLVHAGDLCIEENLQHLENSNLKYISVFGNNDSSLLSYVNKYNIKQEPYLFKIKDIKFKLMHLPFYLNANDSDVVIFGHTHIFECQYNNGTLFINPGEVCAREKPLIECVMLEINENEYIIKYYSRNINENSFLEKEIKYERK from the coding sequence ATGAAAATAGGAATATTATCGGATAGTCACCATAGAAGTGACTATACCCAAGAAGTGATTGAGCACTTAAAAGAAAAGAAGTGTGAATATCTTGTGCATGCAGGGGACTTGTGTATAGAAGAGAATTTACAACATTTAGAGAATTCTAACCTTAAATATATATCAGTTTTTGGAAATAATGATTCCTCTTTATTGTCCTATGTTAATAAATATAATATAAAACAAGAGCCATATCTTTTTAAGATAAAAGATATAAAATTTAAGTTGATGCATTTACCTTTTTATTTAAATGCAAATGATAGTGATGTTGTGATTTTTGGACATACACATATATTTGAGTGCCAGTATAATAATGGAACTTTATTTATAAATCCAGGGGAAGTTTGTGCTAGAGAGAAACCTTTGATTGAGTGTGTGATGTTAGAAATTAATGAAAATGAGTATATAATCAAGTATTACTCAAGAAATATAAATGAAAATAGTTTTTTAGAAAAAGAGATAAAATATGAGCGAAAATAA